Below is a genomic region from Candidatus Dormiibacterota bacterium.
CTGAACTTTACACGTGCGGAACGTTCAACGCCCAGATCGGTCTTCGTTACCGCGTACTGGTTCTTCTGCTCGATGACGCTTCAAGCCATATCGGCAAGGCCACGGTTGCTGTGGAACCGTTGCCGTCATGCGCGATCGAGAGCGCCTGCGCGAGGAGCGTAACGACGTAGAGACCCCTCCCGTTCTCGGCGAGCCGCTGCGGCAAATGCGGCGTATAGGTGAATGCAGGCCCGGTGTCTCGCACGTTGAGCCGCCCCTCTCCGTCGACTCGCCACGCGAAGTCGATCCAGATCGGGCCGGGTGCGTGTTGTACGACGTTTGCGACGAGCTCCCCGAAAATCGATGACGCGCCGTCGAAATCCGAGCCTTGCGCGGCAGACTCTCTCAAATACTGGATAAACCGCGGACGCGCGGGCAACGCGTTGAGCGCATCGTCGGCTTCGAAGTGCCAGAGTCCGGTGAGGCTGCCCTCATGTTCGAAATCC
It encodes:
- a CDS encoding ATP-binding protein, producing DFEHEGSLTGLWHFEADDALNALPARPRFIQYLRESAAQGSDFDGASSIFGELVANVVQHAPGPIWIDFAWRVDGEGRLNVRDTGPAFTYTPHLPQRLAENGRGLYVVTLLAQALSIAHDGNGSTATVALPIWLEASSSRRTSTR